The Sporosarcina sp. Te-1 DNA window TTGAATTTCTTTATTTCGTCTGCAGTAGATAGCGCAGATGAAGTAGTATTATTACTCTCATTTTTTTGTTTATCGCATATCAACTGAAATATCGATAAACATTCCTGAGCGGTTCTGGCAATAGTTTTGTAAGCATTTCCATCTTTCTTCATTTTTGTATTAATAAAGTCCAAATATACAACTGGATTTTTCATATCCTTTATAGTTACTTTTAGTTTAAGATTGCTACAGAAAGCTTTTGATTTTCTCTTACCTGTAACACCACCAACAATGGCACCGACACCTCCAAATAAGGCTCCACCTACTAAAGCTCTGCCTAAACCACCAGTTGCGACAGATTCACCGTCTTCTATTAATTCAAAATTAACAATATCACTATACTTATAGATTCTATTCATTGAACCAGAGCTTGTCATTACTGCCCACTTTTGTTGCTCCTCATCAAAAGCTACAAAATTACCTATTCTTTTGGTAATTACAAAATTGACAGTTTCTCTTTTTAATTCTTCTTCAGCAACTTTTAGTGGTTCCATTCTTTCCTGTAATTCTTCGATAGAAATATTTTTCATTCCACGTTCGGCCATCTCCTGCATGGTGAGTCCCGTTTTCCGAAAACAATTGTTGCAAATCCTAATACCATCTTTGAACGGGTGTTTTAAAAACCCAAGTTTACTATCACAAATAGGACATAATTTATTTTTTTCTATTTTCCCCATTATTTAATTCCCCTTTTGATTTTTCTTGAACTTGATATAATCATATACTTCCTTCATTTCTTCCGCGGTTAATGATTCCATGTCTCTAAACATTAAATCGATATCCGGAAATTCTGTTGCTATTTTTGATAAGGATTTATCTTCACCAGCCTTTGCTTCAATTGTTGTGTGGTGTTCAGTTCTACCCAATAGATAATCCGTTGTAACACCAAAAAAGTCAGCAATTTTCTGTAATACATCATAATCGGGTTTTCTTTCACCTGATTCATACCTGGAAAGCACGACATTTGAAACACCGATTTTTTTCGCGAAATCAATTTGCTGAATGCCTTCATGCTCTCTCAGCTTTTTAATTCTAGTGCCTAATATGCTCATGGTTTCCACCCTTATATATGGAATTTATCTGTATTTTAACATTACCATAATGGTAAAACCACATTGTTACCAATAAGGTAATTAAATTGTTGTAATTACCGAAAAGGTAATGTATATTGAATGTTTAGTTACCGAAAAGGTAACTTGTTGGGGATTGAAAAATTGACTAAGTCAAGCATTGTTAACTTTGAATTGATTCGGAAAACTCGTATTAAGAAAGGTATTTCGACGGAAGAAATGTCAAGTTTACTTGGATACGAAGCACCGAATGCTTACTTTAGAAAAGAGAAAGGGGATAGGAGATTCAGTGTGAAAGACATAGTAAAAATTTCTGGGTTGCTTGGTATCCCTATCCAAAAACTTTTTTTTACAATATAAATTACCGAAAAGGTAAATAGGAAAGTCAATTACGAAAAACATATAGGGAGTTTACAGTGATATTCATTGGAAATTTCAACCTCACACCCAACAACAAGCATCTGAACGAGCGGAGCTGGCCACTATCCATCACAACTATGGGGAGCCGCACCAATAGGTCGCGCTAAGATGTCGGGTTCTGGTTGATAGGTGTGA harbors:
- a CDS encoding SHOCT domain-containing protein; this translates as MGKIEKNKLCPICDSKLGFLKHPFKDGIRICNNCFRKTGLTMQEMAERGMKNISIEELQERMEPLKVAEEELKRETVNFVITKRIGNFVAFDEEQQKWAVMTSSGSMNRIYKYSDIVNFELIEDGESVATGGLGRALVGGALFGGVGAIVGGVTGKRKSKAFCSNLKLKVTIKDMKNPVVYLDFINTKMKKDGNAYKTIARTAQECLSIFQLICDKQKNESNNTTSSALSTADEIKKFKELLDEGVITNEEFDKKKKELLGI
- a CDS encoding helix-turn-helix domain-containing protein; the encoded protein is MSILGTRIKKLREHEGIQQIDFAKKIGVSNVVLSRYESGERKPDYDVLQKIADFFGVTTDYLLGRTEHHTTIEAKAGEDKSLSKIATEFPDIDLMFRDMESLTAEEMKEVYDYIKFKKNQKGN
- a CDS encoding helix-turn-helix transcriptional regulator is translated as MGIEKLTKSSIVNFELIRKTRIKKGISTEEMSSLLGYEAPNAYFRKEKGDRRFSVKDIVKISGLLGIPIQKLFFTI